TGATGGCTGGGCTCAGGGCTGGAGCTGACAGTGCCATCTGTAAGAAGCGGGCCATACCGCCCATGCCTATTACCGACAGGACCCTGGAAGTCAGGCAGGGAAGCTGGTTGGTCTTCATAGCCAGCTGGTGGGTGGGGCGGGTAGGGTTGGCTGGAGTGGAGGGTTGGGGGGCTGCCTAGACGAGGAGTGTGGTTCTTGCTTTCATACCCAAACTTTGCAGGGAGACATATTTTCCGTGACCGTGTGTCAGAGTCATTCCTCAGTTTCCTAGGCAGAGCCTGCGGTTTAGTAGCcggctccctctcttccccctgccCATCTCCCTGCTTTTTCGAGGGAAGCTGGGGCTGACTTTTCGGTTGAGATTTGGGGGATGCTGGGGCTTTGGCTGGACATGGTCCTACCGTCTCGACAGGGACCCCCAGAGTATTGAGACGAGCGGGGCTGATGACCTGTTTAGTGATCTCATCCAGGAATGCAGAGAACTGTATCTTCCCCTTCACCATGCTCTGCCTGGCTGCATCCTTCAGAGCATCCACATCCTGCTTCCCCTTGGGCCCTGCCGCCTTGCCTGCCACCCGGGGGGACAGCACCTCCATGGACTTGGCCTTGCGGATGTCCCGTGGAGCCTCCTTGTTTTTCAGGATGCCTTTACTGGGGAGCTGGATAAAGGACACCGCCCTCTTCGGCCCAGCCAAGACCTCTTCACTGAAGGCCAGGCTCCGGCCCAGGCTGGCTGTCTTGTAGAGGGATCCGTGCTTCAGGTGTGGGGGTGTCTGTACTTTCCCTCTGTCAGCTCCTGTGTTCTGCAGCAGCCCCTCTTCACTGCGGCTGTGGCCCCGGTTTAGCTCGGAGTAGCTGGGCTCGCGTCCTCCCCTCCCCTGGGCCCGAGGATGGGTCCCAGGACTGCCTCCTCCGTGAATTCGCCCCTGTTTGACGGTGGCATACACCTGCAGCTCGCTGTCGTCCTCACGGAACTGTCGTCCTCCCGCAATGTTGGAGCAGGACATGGTATGCTGCGGCCGGCTGGCGTGCTTCATGGAGAACTTGTCGTCAATGCCGGCCTCAGAGGACCATTCGGTGGAAGAGTCGGAGGGggaagatgagagggaggaggaagatgcTCTGGAGAGGGTAACGGTGGTGTGGTGGTCCGACATCTCGTCGTCATGATGAAGGTGctgaggatggtgatggtggcgtCTAAGGGGTTGCTCCTGGTCATCTTGGGGATGGTTACCCTGGGTATAGTGGTGACCGTGGCTTTCACTGCTGCGTCTATCATTGTCCCGTAACCTGCTGTAGCTGATATTGAGAAATTAAGTAgtaatgctgtattcattcaataACCACACTCAATTATAGTCTTCATCAAATGTGCATTCCTCATTACTGTTTAAAAAAGGAAACTTTAATAAAAGGGAAACTCAATAGTGATCCTACCTGTGTGTCTCCCGTTCTTGATCCCGGTGCTGGTGGTGATGATCGGGGTTGTGATGGCGGTGCTTCCCTGGTTTCATCCCACCTGGAGAAGGACTATGAACAGGAGTGAAAAACTTCTCCATCATTTGTCTCTTCCCTGCAGGGAGGTCGTCGATGCCCTCCTGATGTCTCTCCTGTAAAACATAGTGTTGATCAGCTTCTGCTCTCTGTCTGGGGCTgcggtccctgtccctgtccctgtgccCGTCTGATGGTGACCTCTTGGGTCTAACTGCtccctgtctgtcagcctcagaGATCATAGCTCCAGAAGATGAACAACCATCACTCTGTCAGCTGGTTACCGGTGTTAATTATGTTCTGTATGAATGACAAATTAATACGAAATCCTTCAAGATATGTGCACCACAAATGCCTATATGTCCAAAAAGGGTCTGGTTTAAAAGAAAATCTGAAATGTTTCCAATTAACTAACCCAACGCTGTTTCTGCTGAAAGGGGAAAGTAATTATCTCAATGAAGTATCCAGCTGTTAAGTTATTCTGGACAGTTTATCAGCCTCTCATCTTGTTGCTATCCCActgtctccctcaccctccaactCTAGAATAGCTGCGTGACAGTGGAAGAAATATGCCACATCCCTGACCATACATCAGTCAAGCTGCATCGAatcctgatgtaatggtgtttCATCGAACCAATTGAAAGCGCGAGACAGACAATTGTCCTTGTGAATGCAGAACAGGATCGAACCGACACAGCTGGAACAAGAACATTAGTGCAGTTCATTTAGCCTATTGCTCTGGATTATTGATAGAAATTTGGGGTTACCCTTGGCCTCTAGCGGCGCACTTACAGGCCTATTATCATTGATGATTATGGATTATATGTAGGCCTTGTCCCCCAGTTTCACTACAGTCAGTCTGAGAGTAAGGTAGGGCTTGTCAACCATGAAACACATGCAGCCTAGGGGCAATTTTGTAGCCTGCCATCTGGTTGAATGTGGGCCCAGACTTGTACTCCCAACTCCAGCTGCCTAATAGAAGTGAATTCACATGTAATGCTGTTGAGGCCGACCCTATACTGTGACAATAGGCTACTGTAAATAGAGGAATGTAAATCAACTTTTTGTTTGCCAATGTGTGGCCCTACAGACCATTATGGTTACAAAATGGCCCCTGAAATTACTTTGACACCCTTGATGTCAGACCTATCAATTTAAAACTCACGCATCATCAATGACCATTCAATGCAAATTTGCGGTAAcaattgtttgtttgtgtgactCAGGGACTAGTCATTATCATGCCTAACAGGGACTAGTCATTATCATGCCTAACAGGGACTAGTCATTATCATGCCTAACAGGGACTAGTCATTATCTATATGCAAATAAGGTGGAAACTGAAACAGCTTATTtaccacattttacatttacattttagtcatttagcagacgctcttatccagagcgacttacagtaatgaatgcatacatttcatttcatttgttAACAAAGCCTAAACAAAAgctttaaaagtaaaaaatatatccTGTTTAAACCCCCACCAGACAAGACATGATTACATTGAATCGTTTGAGTTCATGATGAGATGCTTAAACTACCAACATCCAGAGGACAGAACTCCACTCCCTACTCTCACCGATCAATAGATTAGTTGCCTAAGAGAGCAGGCTGCCCAGTCCTCTAAAAATGAAAACACAATGACTGATAGTGTTTTTCGCCTGGAGCGACTGATAGATTGGTTCAGACACAACCCAGtctgttgtattgtatttgtatgtgtgtgtgtgtgtgtgtgtgtgtgtgtgtgtgtgtgtgtgtgtgtgtgtgtgtgtgtgtgtgtgtgtgtgtgtgtgtgttgtgtgtatgtgcgaGCGTGCATGTGTGAAGAACTCTTTTTGTATTTGAGTGTACTAGATGGTGTGATGTATGTCTTGTTCGACATGTGCTATTATAGGCTAGGTCGTTGTTCTTTTCAATGtaggctacactcttagaaaaaaaggttcccaaaaggattcttcggctatccccataggagaagagaagcctttttggttccatgcacAGTGctttcaggaagtattcataccccttgacctactccacatattttttacattttacattttagtcatttagcagacgctcttatccagagcgacttacagtactgaatgcatacatttcatacatattgttgtgttacagcctgaattcaaaattgattaaatagatttttcaataccccataatgacaaagtgaacacttgtttttagaaatgtttgcaaatgtattgaaaattaaatacagaaatacagttacataagtattcacacccatgagtcaatacatgttagaatcacctttggcagcgatcacagctgtgagtctttctgggtaaatctccaagagctttgcacatctggattgtacaatatttgcacaatacaatttttaaaattctttaagctctgtcaagttgtttgttgatcagtgctagacaaccatttaagctgatttaagtcaaaactgtaactaggccactcaggaacattcaatgttgtcttggtaagcaactccagtgtatatttggccttgtgttttaggttattgtcctgctgaaaggtgaatttgtctcccagtgtctgttggtaaGCAGACTAACctgattttcctctaggattttgcctgtgtttagttCTATTCCATTTCTTCTTATCtcccaaaaaactccctagtccttgccgatgacaagcatacccataacatgatgcagccaccacaatgcttgaaaatatgaagagtggtactcagtgatgtgttgtgttggatttgctccgaacataatgctttgtattccggacataaagttaatttcttgccacattttttgcagttttactttagtgccttattgcaaacaggatacatgtttttgaatatttt
The sequence above is drawn from the Salmo salar chromosome ssa05, Ssal_v3.1, whole genome shotgun sequence genome and encodes:
- the LOC106604376 gene encoding uncharacterized protein; the encoded protein is MISEADRQGAVRPKRSPSDGHRDRDRDRSPRQRAEADQHYVLQERHQEGIDDLPAGKRQMMEKFFTPVHSPSPGGMKPGKHRHHNPDHHHQHRDQERETHSYSRLRDNDRRSSESHGHHYTQGNHPQDDQEQPLRRHHHHPQHLHHDDEMSDHHTTVTLSRASSSSLSSSPSDSSTEWSSEAGIDDKFSMKHASRPQHTMSCSNIAGGRQFREDDSELQVYATVKQGRIHGGGSPGTHPRAQGRGGREPSYSELNRGHSRSEEGLLQNTGADRGKVQTPPHLKHGSLYKTASLGRSLAFSEEVLAGPKRAVSFIQLPSKGILKNKEAPRDIRKAKSMEVLSPRVAGKAAGPKGKQDVDALKDAARQSMVKGKIQFSAFLDEITKQVISPARLNTLGVPVETVGPCPAKAPASPKSQPKSQPQLPSKKQGDGQGEEREPATKPQALPRKLRNDSDTRSRKICLPAKFGYESKNHTPRLGSPPTLHSSQPYPPHPPAGYEDQPASLPDFQGPVGNRHGRYGPLLTDGTVSSSPEPSHHKHRSYKHLDQSHRPSHSPPSSPHTQQPQLPHHAPIHTHSPPPVQGPESESPSSKSDSSRNRERDTASPNSEQSDRHSQSTYRWCPTSYRALTGDIGELQTLQEQNAELHQNLMQTVVCIESLEAELARAREELSHMKEKFKRLQDTHTGTQHTNSLLGEKLHSATESLSSERKYMVQHIAHLSTELEQANATIASLENINVPCLIKELLEKHFDSGDAVKQFLKNALKTGQSTGDIQSPGPKLEQKPSDWSGVGLREFEAGPQKVTAFMPWKQEEEGFGVIGQTGNEDSGSMSPPFSVADISMAIYKKLAVSQAARQPRPSNYQPHTDTPPNPYPLVELGAGGAGGAGGEGYLVPAVKGCVAEAGRAAESKQGAVVDVSYLTAQRVLDDFLHQLTHPEDGSGGGGRGNKANGEGEELTRGVRSERNL